The genomic segment AACGTGCTGGTGCTGAGCGGCCACAGCCACACCCAGCAACACGTCTACCACGGCAGGGCCGAGGGCTGGAACGGCGACAAGCCGCTGCACGAATACAACGTCGGTGCCAACTGCGGTGCGTTCTGGTCGGGGGTGAAGAATGCCGCCGGGGTACCGGACAGCACCATGAGCGATGGCACGCCGAAGGGCTACGCGCTGCTCGACGTCGCTGGCAACGGCAGCTATCGCCTGCAGTACCGCGTGGCCGGCAAGCCGGCCAGCGAGCAGATCGGCCTGCATGCACCGAAGGTACTGCGCCAGGGCGCCTACCCGGCGTGGGGCATCTACGCCAATGTCTACATGGGTGAGGATACCAGCGTGGTCGAGTACCGCGTCGATGGTGGCGCCTGGCAGCCGATGAAACAGGTCAGCCAGCCCGATCCGCGGCTGATGGTGGAGAACGTTGCCGACGACCTGGCCGTCACGCTGCGTGGCTATGACCGCTCGCCGGAGGCCACCGCGTCGCCGCACCTGTGGCGTGGCGCGCTGCCGACCGACCTGTCCGTGGGCAGCCACAAGGTCGAGGTGCGTTCCACCCAGCCCGACGGTGCGGTGTTCACGGCCACCACCAGCTACAGCCTGCAGACTGCCCAGCCCTGACCCGCGGCAGTGCCGCTCCAGCGAAAGGAACCCGCATGGATATCCGTTTCATGGCCGGCACTACGCCGGTCACCCTCAGCCGCCACTGGTTCACCGGCGCGATGCTGCTGCAGAGCGCCACCGAGAAGGTCTGGGTGCAGCATCCGTGGCACCCGGGCACGCATTTCTCGTTCTCGCTGGTACAGTCGTGGCTGCGCCACATCGCCGGCCATGAAGTGCTGGTCGAACGTACCCGGCCGCTGCTGTTCGCCGGTTTCCGCCCGCAGCGCCTGCGCGTGCTGGTGGATGGTGTGCAGGTGGCCGAGCAGGAAGGCATGTAGGCCAACCTGAACCACCGGCGTGCTAGGCAAAGCCGCCCCGATGCCTGAGAATCGGGGCGATTCAATCGATCCAAGCAGGCCCGCGTGACCATCGCAGCAGCGTCCCCGGTTTCCACCGACTCCGCCCGCGGCGGTCTTCCGCGCCGTCTCGTTGTCGCCGATGTCGGCGGCACCTTCGCTCGCCTGGCATTGGCCGAGACGCTGGCCGGGCAGCCGCCGCGCCTGGGCAGCCATCGCACCTATGCCTGCGCCGAGTATCCAAGCCTGGCCGCGATCCTGGCCGACTTCATCACAGGTCTTGGTCAGCCGGTGCAGACCGCGGTGGTGGCCATTGCTGGCCTGCTCGATGGCGATGTGCTGATCAACTCCAACCTGCCGTGGACGGTGTCGCTGTCGGCCAGCCGCGCGCAGTCGGGGCTGCACGAACTGCAGCTGATCAATGATTTCGAAGCGGTGGCGCTGGCCATTCCTTACCTGCAGGCCGATACCCTGGTGCCCTTGAACGGCGACGCCGATCCGGCGCAGGCGTTCCCGGCACTGGTACTGGGCGCCGGCACCGGACTCGGTGCCGCACTGCGCTTTGCCGATGGCGAACGCCCGGTGCTGGCCAGCGAGATCGGCCATGCCGCGCTCGGCGCGGGCAACGCGCTGGAGCTGCAGGTGCTGGGCAAACTGCTGCAGCGCTGGCCGCACGTGGACAACGAACGCGTGTTGTCCGGCAGTGGCCTGATGAACCTGTATCCGTGCCTGTGCGAACTGCGCGGCGCCACTCCGGTGTGGACCAGCACCGAGGCGCTGATCGGCGCCGCCCGCAGTGGCGAGGATGCGTTGGCGGTGGAGACCCTGCAGGTGTTCTGTGCCTGGTTGGGCAGCCTGGCCGGCGACGCGGCGATCGCCGTCGGCGCGCGCTCGGTGTACCTGGCCGGTGGCATTTCCGCGCATGTGCAGGATTTCCTGGCCGATGGCCGCTTCCGCGCGCGCTTCCTCAACAAGGGCGTGCTGAGCGAGGTGCTGCGCCAGGTGCCGGTATGGCGCGTGGAGCACGGCCAGCTGGGCGTGCTCGGTGCAGCGGTCTGGCACGCCGCACGGCAGCCCACGCACGACTGATCGGCAGGGCCGGCATCGGGCTGGTCGTGCATTGCAGACTGGGAGGGGAATATGGTGGATCGCAGGCAGTTCCTGCAGGCCGGTGCGCTGGCCGCAGGCATGGCGGCATTGCCGGGCGTGCAGGCGCGTACGCAGGGTGGGGCCAAGGTGGTTTCCACCTGGAACTTCGGCGTGCCGGCCAACCAGGCCGCATGGAAAGTGCTGGCCCAGGGGGGCAGCGCGCTGGATGCCGTCGAGGCGGGCGCACGCTGGGCCGAGAGCGAGCTGTGCAACCCCACCGTCGGCCATTGCGGCAATCCGGATCGCGACGGCGTGCTGAGCCTGGACGCCAGCATCATGGACGGTGACGGCCGCTGCGGTGCGGTGGCCGCGCTGGTGGACATCCTGCATCCGGTGTCGGTGGCGCGCAAAGTGATGGAGAACAGCCCGCACGTGCTGCTGGTGGGCGACGGCGCGCAGCAGTTCGCGATGCAGCAGGGTTTCGAGCGCAGACATCTGCTGACGCCGCAGGCCGAAGCCGCCTGGCGCGAATGGCTGAAGACCGAGAAGTACCAGCCGCAGATCAATGCCGAGCGCCGGGGCATCCCCGGCAACAGCGACAACCACGACACCATCGGCATGCTCGCGCTGGATGCCAAGGGCCACCTGGCCGGTGCCTGCACCACCAGTGGCATGGCCTGGAAGCTGCACGGCCGGGTCGGCGACAGTCCGATCATCGGTGCCGGCCTGTACGTCGACAACGAGGTCGGCGCCGCCACCGCGTCGGGCGTGGGTGAGGAGATGATCCGCAACGCCGCTTCTTTCCTGGTGGTCGAGCTGATGCGGCAGGGGCGCTCGCCGGCGCAGGCCTGCCGCGAAGCCATCGACCGCGTTGTGCGCAAGCGCCCGGAAGCGAGCAGGACGCTGCAGGTGTGCTTCCTGGCGATGAACAAGCAGGGCGAGGTGGGTGCCTATGCACTGCACCGCGGCTTCGTCTACGCGGTGTGCGATGCGCAGCGCCAGGATGACCTGCGCGATTCGCCATCGATCTACACGAGCACCCAGGCATGAGCACGCGACTGAGCCTGGAGATCGCCAGCAACTCGCTGGCTTCGGCGTTGGCCGCCCAGGCCGGCGGCGCAGACCGCATCGAGCTGTTCGACAACCTGGCCGAGGGCGGCACCACGCCGTCGTTCGCCAGCATCGCGATTGCCCGCGAACGCCTGTCGATTCCATTGTTCGTGCTGGTGCGGCCACGCCCGGGCGACTTCCATTACGACGCGCTGGAAACCGAACTGATGCTGCGTGACATCGCGCAGTGCCGCGCGCTGGGCTGCGATGGCGTAGTGATTGGTGCGCTGGACGTGCAGGGTGGCATCGACCTGCCGTTGTGCCGTGAACTGGTGCAGGCCGCCGGGCCGTTGCAGGTGACCTTCCATCGCGCTTTTGATGCAGCCCGCGATCTGCCGGCGGCGCTGGAGCAGGTGATAGGTCTGGGCTGCCAGCGGGTGCTGACCTCGGGTGGCCAGGTCAGCGCCGAGGCCGGGGCTGAGGTGCTGGCGGGCCTGGTCACGCAGGCCGCTGGCCGTATCACGGTGATGGCCGGCGCGGGGCTGGCCCCGGGCAACATCGCGGGCGTCGCGCGACGCAGCGGCTGTACCGAACTGCATGCTTCAGCCAAGGGCCTGCGACGCTCGGCCATGCAGTTCCATAATCCGGCGCTGCGCGGCCTGGACCCGGACTGGAGCCAGACCGCCACCGCGACCGTGGCGGCACTACGGCAAGCGCTGGACGGCTGATCGCAAGCCCCGGGGTCGGATCCCTTCGCAGCAGGGCTCTGACCCCACCCGGATACGCACGCGTTGCCGAAAAGTGACGCTTTTGACGCGTGCGGATGGCCAGGCCGTCCGCCAAACAGCGGAATGCAGGGGCATCCGTACTTTGGGATGGACGATCTGGTTGGGAGTGCCGACAGTGGGCCCAACGCTTGGTGGCAACGATTCTCCTTCTGCATGCCTCGACTGCTCTTGCTGTTTCTGTGTTTGCTGCCCGCCGCCGTAACAGCTGCGGAAGAGGGGCAGTCACCCGTATTGATCTGGAGGGCTGCCGGTCCCGAGGGAAACCGCATCGACGCTGTCGTGGACGGGGTGACGCTGACTCCCGCTGCGAAAGGTGCGTTCGTCGACACGCGCATACATCCGGTTGGAATCCAGCGCTTTCGGGCGGTGTACCAGGTATTCGATTCAAACGCCGATAACCCGATGGGCCGTTGCGGTGCGGGGCACGAGATTCATCTCTTCGTCTACGAACTGATCCCGCCCACGCCTGTCGAGCGGGGCAGGATACTGATCAGTAGTTGCCTTGAGGCGTTGTCTCTGGATAGCCAGAATTCAGGGCGACC from the Stenotrophomonas maltophilia genome contains:
- a CDS encoding glucokinase, which encodes MTIAAASPVSTDSARGGLPRRLVVADVGGTFARLALAETLAGQPPRLGSHRTYACAEYPSLAAILADFITGLGQPVQTAVVAIAGLLDGDVLINSNLPWTVSLSASRAQSGLHELQLINDFEAVALAIPYLQADTLVPLNGDADPAQAFPALVLGAGTGLGAALRFADGERPVLASEIGHAALGAGNALELQVLGKLLQRWPHVDNERVLSGSGLMNLYPCLCELRGATPVWTSTEALIGAARSGEDALAVETLQVFCAWLGSLAGDAAIAVGARSVYLAGGISAHVQDFLADGRFRARFLNKGVLSEVLRQVPVWRVEHGQLGVLGAAVWHAARQPTHD
- a CDS encoding N(4)-(beta-N-acetylglucosaminyl)-L-asparaginase; translated protein: MVDRRQFLQAGALAAGMAALPGVQARTQGGAKVVSTWNFGVPANQAAWKVLAQGGSALDAVEAGARWAESELCNPTVGHCGNPDRDGVLSLDASIMDGDGRCGAVAALVDILHPVSVARKVMENSPHVLLVGDGAQQFAMQQGFERRHLLTPQAEAAWREWLKTEKYQPQINAERRGIPGNSDNHDTIGMLALDAKGHLAGACTTSGMAWKLHGRVGDSPIIGAGLYVDNEVGAATASGVGEEMIRNAASFLVVELMRQGRSPAQACREAIDRVVRKRPEASRTLQVCFLAMNKQGEVGAYALHRGFVYAVCDAQRQDDLRDSPSIYTSTQA
- a CDS encoding copper homeostasis protein CutC; protein product: MSTRLSLEIASNSLASALAAQAGGADRIELFDNLAEGGTTPSFASIAIARERLSIPLFVLVRPRPGDFHYDALETELMLRDIAQCRALGCDGVVIGALDVQGGIDLPLCRELVQAAGPLQVTFHRAFDAARDLPAALEQVIGLGCQRVLTSGGQVSAEAGAEVLAGLVTQAAGRITVMAGAGLAPGNIAGVARRSGCTELHASAKGLRRSAMQFHNPALRGLDPDWSQTATATVAALRQALDG